In Comamonadaceae bacterium OS-1, a single window of DNA contains:
- the rluC gene encoding ribosomal large subunit pseudouridine synthase C has translation MPEVKFITVDPDDAGQRLDNFLMRHLKGVPKTHVYRIIRSGEVRINKGRVSADTRVQGGDVVRLPPTRISERVAEKAEAMAAAPAPAREFPVLLEDEHLLAIDKPAGVAVHGGSGVSFGVIEQLRMARPKAPFLELVHRLDRETSGILLLAKKRSALKNVQDQFRDRETGKTYLALVIGQWPSNKKVLDKSLHKYLLPNGERRVKVVARDDPDGMRSLTLVKVAQHFEGFSLLEVTIKTGRTHQIRVHLASEGFPIAGDDKYGDFEANKALVKQGLKRMFLHAWRLQLSHPASGESVELHAALPEELQRFLPAKAGSSTP, from the coding sequence ATGCCAGAAGTCAAATTCATTACGGTGGACCCGGATGATGCCGGGCAGCGGCTGGACAATTTCCTCATGCGCCACCTCAAAGGCGTGCCCAAAACCCACGTCTACCGCATCATCCGCAGCGGCGAAGTACGGATCAACAAGGGTCGCGTTTCTGCCGACACGCGCGTCCAAGGCGGCGACGTGGTGCGCCTGCCCCCCACACGCATCTCCGAGCGCGTGGCCGAAAAAGCCGAGGCCATGGCCGCCGCGCCCGCCCCGGCGCGCGAATTCCCCGTCCTGCTGGAAGACGAGCACCTGCTGGCCATCGATAAGCCCGCGGGCGTGGCCGTGCACGGCGGCAGCGGCGTGAGCTTCGGCGTGATCGAACAATTGCGCATGGCCCGCCCGAAGGCCCCGTTTCTGGAACTGGTGCACCGGCTGGACCGCGAAACCTCGGGCATCCTGCTGCTGGCCAAGAAGCGCAGCGCCCTCAAAAACGTACAAGACCAGTTCCGCGACCGGGAAACCGGCAAAACCTACCTGGCGCTGGTGATCGGCCAGTGGCCCAGCAATAAAAAGGTGCTGGACAAGTCTTTACACAAATACCTGCTGCCCAATGGCGAGCGCCGCGTCAAGGTGGTGGCCCGGGACGACCCGGACGGCATGCGCTCGCTGACCCTGGTCAAGGTGGCCCAGCATTTCGAAGGTTTCAGCCTGCTGGAGGTAACCATCAAGACCGGCCGCACCCACCAGATCCGGGTGCACCTGGCCTCCGAGGGCTTCCCGATTGCCGGAGACGACAAATATGGCGACTTCGAGGCCAACAAGGCCTTGGTGAAACAGGGGCTCAAGCGCATGTTTCTGCACGCCTGGCGTTTACAGCTGAGCCACCCCGCCAGCGGTGAAAGTGTGGAGCTGCATGCGGCTTTACCCGAGGAGCTGCAACGGTTTTTACCAGCGAAAGCGGGGTCTTCCACCCCCTGA
- the rne gene encoding ribonuclease E, which produces MKRMLINATQSEERRLAIVDGQKLLDYEIEIEGREQRKGNIYKAVVTRVEPSLEACFVDYGEDRHGFLPFKEISKQYFQQGVPVNQARISDVIREGQELLVQVEKEERGNKGAALTTFVSLAGRYVVLMPNNPRGGGVSRRIEGDDRAELKEAMDQLEYPNGSSIIARTAGIGRSAPELQWDLNYLLKLWTAIDGAGKQGKGAFLIYQESSLVIRAIRDYFNTDIGDILIDTDDVYEQAQQFMAHVMPEHAARVKRYRDDAPLFSRFQIEHQIESAYARTVQLPSGGAIVIDHTEALVSVDVNSARSIRGGDIEETATRTNLEAAEEVARQMRLRDLGGLIVIDFIDMEESRNRRDVENRLRDALRQDRARVQFGTISKFGLMEMSRQRLRPALSEGASIPCPRCGGSGHIRDTESSALQILRIIQEESLKDNTASVMCQVPVDVASFLLNEKRTEIAKIELKQRINVLMVPNKTLETPNYKLERLKHDDPRLDHIEASYKMADVVEDATSVTRRSQEPTNKQTPVIKGVLPDAPAPQAVPKAVAPAPAPVVAPVAAPAPVAAPVETGFFGWLKNLFGAAPAPVVVAPAAPATVTATPKPEDKREPRNTRGEGSSRSGRNSRGGRDDTAERGEGQGRNRGPRNAEGREPREPREGQEARPERAPRNVGDRPERAERPDRNDAPRADGEAQTRGSRGGRGRGERSQGPRERSEVDGQAVEGVVNEAAGNVEVGGSEVRAERGPRNAGERGERSPRGGRGGRGPREDGAPAQGRDRQDEPRPDLREPREPREPQLDANGEAVVESPVQGVRAPRPEREPRAEREPRADREPRAEREPRADREPRAEREPRMDREPAERPERPSYFAAAQAAAAAQASAAEPVTEQTDVAAERTDEARPEGEEPQRREKRSRDRYGRDRKDRAPRDNSGEPAAFVPNPVESDAQPQAESLVERAAAVVAEPVAAPAPTPVVAEVAEVPAPVVEPVAAPVAAIVAAPVVAPKAVFALPTAELDQLAQSSGLQWVGTSPERAAAVQAAIAAETVAVHVPRVRPPAAPVQAEPLVMVETKRDLGKMDLPF; this is translated from the coding sequence ATGAAACGGATGCTGATTAACGCAACGCAGTCGGAAGAACGCCGGCTGGCGATTGTGGACGGGCAAAAACTGCTCGACTATGAAATTGAAATCGAGGGGCGCGAACAGCGCAAGGGCAACATCTACAAGGCCGTCGTAACCCGCGTCGAGCCTTCGCTGGAAGCCTGCTTCGTCGACTACGGCGAAGACCGCCACGGCTTCTTGCCGTTCAAGGAAATCTCCAAGCAATACTTCCAGCAGGGCGTGCCGGTCAACCAGGCCCGCATCAGCGATGTGATCCGCGAAGGCCAGGAACTGCTGGTCCAGGTGGAAAAAGAAGAGCGCGGCAACAAGGGTGCCGCCCTGACCACCTTTGTGTCGCTGGCAGGCCGCTATGTGGTGCTGATGCCCAACAACCCCCGCGGCGGTGGCGTATCGCGCCGCATCGAGGGCGACGACCGGGCCGAACTCAAGGAAGCCATGGACCAGTTGGAATACCCCAACGGCTCCAGCATCATTGCCCGCACCGCCGGTATCGGCCGCAGCGCACCCGAACTGCAATGGGATCTGAACTACCTGCTCAAGCTCTGGACCGCCATCGACGGCGCAGGCAAGCAGGGCAAGGGCGCATTCCTGATTTACCAGGAATCCAGCCTGGTGATCCGTGCCATCCGCGACTACTTCAACACCGACATCGGCGACATCCTGATCGACACCGACGACGTGTACGAGCAGGCCCAGCAGTTCATGGCCCACGTCATGCCCGAGCACGCCGCCCGCGTCAAGCGCTACCGTGACGACGCGCCGCTGTTCAGCCGCTTCCAGATCGAACACCAAATCGAATCGGCCTACGCCCGCACCGTGCAACTGCCCTCGGGCGGTGCCATCGTGATCGACCACACCGAAGCCCTGGTGTCGGTGGACGTCAACTCCGCCCGCTCCATCCGCGGCGGCGACATCGAAGAAACCGCTACCCGCACCAACCTGGAAGCCGCCGAAGAAGTGGCCCGCCAGATGCGCCTGCGCGATCTGGGTGGCCTGATCGTGATCGACTTTATCGACATGGAAGAGTCCCGCAACCGCCGCGACGTGGAAAACCGCCTGCGCGACGCGCTGCGCCAGGACCGCGCCCGTGTGCAGTTCGGCACCATCAGCAAGTTTGGCCTGATGGAAATGAGTCGCCAACGCCTGCGCCCGGCGCTCAGCGAAGGTGCTTCGATTCCTTGCCCGCGCTGCGGTGGTTCCGGCCATATCCGCGACACCGAATCCAGCGCGCTGCAAATTTTGCGCATCATCCAGGAAGAGTCGCTCAAGGACAACACTGCCTCGGTCATGTGCCAGGTGCCGGTGGACGTGGCCTCGTTCCTGCTCAATGAGAAGCGCACCGAAATCGCCAAGATCGAGCTGAAACAGCGCATCAACGTGCTGATGGTGCCCAACAAAACGCTGGAAACGCCCAACTACAAGCTGGAACGCCTGAAACACGACGACCCACGCCTGGACCACATCGAAGCCAGCTACAAAATGGCCGACGTGGTGGAGGATGCCACTTCGGTTACGCGCCGTTCGCAAGAGCCCACCAACAAGCAAACCCCGGTGATCAAGGGCGTGCTGCCGGACGCACCCGCGCCCCAGGCCGTGCCCAAGGCCGTGGCCCCGGCACCGGCTCCGGTGGTGGCGCCCGTCGCCGCCCCTGCACCCGTGGCCGCACCGGTGGAAACCGGCTTCTTCGGCTGGTTGAAAAACCTGTTTGGTGCCGCGCCTGCACCGGTGGTGGTAGCCCCTGCGGCACCCGCCACCGTAACGGCCACGCCCAAGCCTGAAGACAAGCGCGAACCGCGTAACACGCGTGGTGAAGGTAGCAGCCGCAGTGGCCGTAACAGCCGTGGCGGTCGCGATGACACTGCCGAACGTGGCGAAGGCCAGGGCCGCAACCGTGGCCCGCGCAATGCCGAAGGCCGCGAACCGCGTGAACCCCGTGAAGGCCAGGAGGCCCGTCCCGAACGCGCTCCGCGCAACGTCGGTGACCGTCCGGAACGCGCCGAGCGCCCAGACCGCAACGACGCACCGCGTGCCGACGGCGAAGCCCAGACCCGCGGTAGCCGCGGTGGCCGGGGCCGTGGCGAGCGGTCCCAGGGTCCGCGTGAGCGTTCCGAAGTGGACGGCCAGGCTGTTGAAGGCGTGGTGAACGAAGCTGCTGGCAATGTCGAAGTCGGCGGTTCCGAAGTTCGTGCCGAGCGCGGCCCGCGTAACGCCGGTGAGCGTGGCGAGCGCAGCCCCCGCGGTGGCCGAGGTGGCCGTGGCCCGCGTGAAGACGGTGCTCCAGCCCAAGGCCGTGACCGCCAGGACGAGCCCCGTCCCGACCTGCGCGAACCCCGTGAACCCCGCGAACCGCAGCTGGATGCCAATGGTGAAGCCGTGGTCGAATCGCCGGTCCAAGGTGTTCGGGCCCCGCGCCCAGAGCGCGAACCGCGTGCCGAACGCGAGCCTCGCGCTGATCGCGAACCCCGTGCAGAGCGTGAGCCGCGCGCCGACCGCGAACCCCGTGCAGAGCGCGAGCCCCGCATGGACCGCGAACCCGCCGAACGCCCCGAGCGTCCGTCGTACTTCGCAGCCGCCCAGGCCGCCGCAGCAGCGCAAGCCAGTGCCGCCGAGCCGGTAACGGAGCAGACGGATGTGGCTGCCGAGCGCACCGACGAAGCCCGTCCTGAAGGCGAAGAGCCCCAGCGCCGCGAAAAGCGCTCCCGCGACCGCTATGGCCGCGACCGCAAGGACCGTGCACCGCGTGACAACTCCGGCGAACCGGCAGCGTTTGTGCCCAACCCCGTAGAGTCGGACGCACAGCCGCAAGCCGAGTCCCTGGTGGAACGCGCAGCCGCCGTGGTGGCTGAGCCTGTAGCTGCACCCGCGCCAACGCCGGTGGTTGCCGAAGTGGCCGAGGTCCCCGCACCGGTAGTTGAGCCCGTGGCTGCACCCGTTGCCGCCATCGTGGCTGCACCGGTGGTCGCCCCCAAGGCGGTGTTTGCCCTGCCAACCGCTGAACTGGACCAACTGGCCCAGAGCTCGGGTCTGCAATGGGTGGGCACCAGCCCCGAACGCGCCGCTGCCGTGCAGGCCGCCATCGCCGCCGAGACCGTCGCTGTGCACGTACCCCGTGTGCGTCCCCCAGCCGCCCCGGTGCAAGCCGAGCCCCTGGTGATGGTGGAAACCAAGCGCGATCTGGGCAAGATGGACTTGCCGTTCTAA
- the hemC gene encoding porphobilinogen deaminase, with translation MSTPSLHITIATRESRLALWQAEHVQSLLLQRGHTVTLLGMTTRGDQILDRSLSKVGGKGLFVKELEVALEEGRADIAVHSLKDVPMDLPEGFALACVLEREDPSDAFVSNRYATLADVPQGGVVGTSSLRRTVLLRALRPDLQIAPLRGNLDTRLRKLDEGQFDAIVLASAGLMRLGLPERIRSRFASTAMLPAAGQGALGIEIRADRADLVAALAPLAHTATWQAVAAERAVSRSMGGSCSMPLAAFATWVDGQLVIHAAWGDAETPAPLVTAQAQAAITDLASATALGEQVAAQLRAGGAV, from the coding sequence TTGAGCACCCCTTCTTTGCACATCACCATCGCCACCCGCGAGAGCCGTTTGGCCCTGTGGCAGGCCGAACACGTCCAGTCCCTGCTGCTGCAGCGCGGCCATACCGTCACCCTCTTGGGCATGACCACCCGTGGCGACCAGATCCTGGACCGCTCGCTGAGCAAGGTCGGCGGCAAGGGCCTATTTGTGAAAGAGCTGGAAGTGGCACTGGAAGAAGGCCGCGCCGATATCGCCGTGCACTCGCTCAAGGACGTGCCCATGGACCTGCCCGAGGGCTTTGCCCTGGCCTGCGTGCTGGAACGCGAAGACCCCAGCGATGCCTTTGTGTCCAACCGCTACGCCACCCTGGCCGATGTACCCCAGGGCGGCGTGGTCGGCACCTCCAGCCTGCGCCGCACCGTGCTGCTGCGCGCCCTGCGCCCCGACCTGCAGATCGCCCCGCTACGTGGCAACCTGGACACCCGCTTGCGCAAGCTCGACGAGGGCCAGTTCGATGCCATCGTGCTGGCCAGCGCCGGGCTGATGCGCCTGGGCCTGCCCGAGCGCATCCGCAGCCGCTTTGCCAGCACCGCCATGCTGCCTGCTGCAGGCCAAGGCGCTTTGGGCATCGAGATCCGCGCAGACCGGGCCGACCTGGTGGCCGCCCTGGCCCCGCTGGCCCACACCGCCACCTGGCAGGCCGTGGCCGCCGAGCGCGCCGTCAGCCGCAGCATGGGCGGTAGCTGCTCCATGCCGCTGGCCGCGTTTGCCACTTGGGTGGATGGTCAACTGGTCATTCACGCCGCCTGGGGCGATGCCGAAACGCCCGCACCGCTGGTCACTGCCCAGGCCCAGGCCGCTATCACCGACCTGGCCAGCGCCACCGCCCTGGGCGAACAGGTGGCCGCGCAGTTGCGGGCTGGCGGCGCGGTCTAG
- the ppc gene encoding phosphoenolpyruvate carboxylase, producing MTTADSPSVPKAAKAAGAKASSPKSAPTVAPTATRSASRDKANERPLVEDIRLLGRILGDVIREQEGDAAFELVEQVRKLSVAFRRDADAEADKALKKLLKALTGDQTVSVMRAFTYFSHLANLAEDRHHIRRRAVHERAGDTQEGSIEVALSRLRWAGIAPKTIAQTLAHAYVAPVLTAHPTEVQRKSILDAERDIARLLTVRDTLRERSLVGTTKDALAPRELAANEVQLRARVMQLWQTRLLRMNKLTVADEIENALSYYESTFLREIPKIYADLEGALGDHPVHSFLRMGQWIGGDRDGNPNVSAQTLEYALRRQADVALRHYLTEVHYLGGELSLSAGLAGMSPQLQALAASSPDTNVHRQDEPYRLALTGIYARLAATLKGLTGGDAARHAVAPQNPYLLAEDFLADLRTIEASLLANHGATLAAERLHPLIRAVEVFGFHLATVDLRQSSDKHEEVVAELLATARIEADYSALNEAAKRTLLMGLLNDARPLRVVGATYSEHTCKEIAIFEAARESRARYGAQAIRHYIISHTETVSDLLEVLLLQKEVGLMHRTLDNKATADLIVVPLFETIEDLRNAAPIMREFYALPDVAELVQRSGAEQDIMLGYSDSNKDGGIFTSNWELYRAEIALVDLFDQLANSHNITLRMFHGRGGTVGRGGGPSYQAILAQPPGTVRGQIRLTEQGEVIGSKYANPEIGRRNLETLVAATLEATLLQPTKSATPAFLKAAAQLSTASMAAYRALVYETPGFTTYFFESTPLREIAELNIGSRPAARKPSQKIEDLRAIPWGFSWGQCRLTLPGWFGFGSAVESFLNENGPAGRKDALATLQKMYRQWPFFSTLLSNMDMVLAKSDLALASRYAELVSDAKLRKRIFASIEAEWHRTANALTQITGEKQRLSGNASLQRSIRHRFPYIDPLHHLQVELVRRYRAGQGDERVQIGIHISINGIAAALRNTG from the coding sequence ATGACCACGGCAGATTCTCCCAGCGTTCCCAAGGCCGCCAAAGCGGCAGGAGCTAAGGCCAGTTCACCCAAGTCCGCTCCCACGGTCGCTCCCACGGCAACCCGTTCGGCCAGCCGCGACAAGGCGAACGAGCGGCCTCTGGTGGAAGATATCCGCCTGCTGGGACGCATTCTGGGCGATGTCATCCGTGAGCAAGAGGGCGATGCCGCATTCGAGCTGGTGGAACAGGTGCGCAAGCTGTCGGTGGCCTTTCGCCGCGATGCCGATGCCGAGGCCGACAAGGCGCTGAAAAAGCTGCTCAAGGCCCTGACCGGCGACCAGACGGTGAGCGTGATGCGCGCATTCACCTACTTCAGCCACCTGGCCAACCTGGCCGAAGACCGCCACCACATCCGCCGCCGGGCCGTGCACGAGCGTGCGGGGGATACACAAGAAGGCAGCATTGAAGTGGCCCTGTCGCGCTTGCGCTGGGCGGGGATTGCTCCTAAAACAATAGCGCAGACGCTGGCGCATGCCTACGTAGCCCCGGTGCTCACCGCCCACCCCACCGAAGTGCAGCGCAAGAGCATTCTGGATGCCGAGCGCGACATCGCCCGGCTGCTGACCGTGCGCGATACCCTGCGCGAGCGCAGCCTGGTCGGCACCACCAAAGATGCCCTGGCCCCGCGCGAGTTGGCCGCCAATGAGGTGCAGTTACGGGCCCGCGTCATGCAACTGTGGCAAACCCGCCTGCTGCGCATGAACAAGCTGACCGTGGCCGACGAGATCGAAAACGCGCTGAGCTACTACGAATCGACCTTTCTGCGCGAGATTCCCAAGATCTACGCCGACCTGGAAGGCGCCCTGGGCGACCACCCGGTGCACAGCTTTCTGCGCATGGGCCAGTGGATTGGCGGCGACCGCGACGGCAACCCCAATGTGAGCGCCCAGACGCTGGAATACGCGCTGCGCCGCCAGGCCGATGTGGCCCTGCGCCATTACCTGACCGAAGTGCACTACCTGGGCGGCGAGCTGTCGCTGTCGGCCGGTTTGGCCGGTATGTCGCCCCAACTGCAGGCGCTGGCCGCCAGCTCGCCCGACACCAATGTGCACCGCCAGGACGAGCCTTACCGCCTGGCCCTGACCGGCATCTACGCCCGCCTGGCCGCCACCCTGAAGGGCCTGACCGGGGGCGATGCCGCCCGCCATGCCGTTGCGCCGCAAAACCCCTACTTGCTGGCCGAAGACTTTCTGGCCGACCTGCGCACCATCGAAGCCTCTTTGCTGGCCAACCACGGCGCCACCCTGGCCGCCGAGCGCCTGCACCCGCTGATCCGCGCGGTGGAGGTGTTTGGCTTCCATCTGGCCACGGTCGACCTGCGCCAAAGCTCCGACAAGCACGAGGAAGTGGTGGCCGAGCTGCTGGCCACGGCCCGCATTGAGGCCGACTACTCCGCGCTGAATGAGGCGGCCAAGCGCACGCTGCTGATGGGCCTGCTCAACGATGCGCGCCCGCTGCGCGTGGTGGGCGCCACCTATTCCGAGCACACCTGCAAGGAGATCGCGATTTTCGAGGCGGCCCGCGAGTCCCGCGCCCGCTATGGCGCGCAGGCCATCCGCCACTACATCATCAGCCACACCGAGACGGTGAGCGATTTGCTGGAAGTGCTGCTGCTGCAAAAAGAAGTCGGCCTGATGCACCGCACGCTGGACAACAAGGCCACCGCCGACCTGATCGTGGTGCCACTGTTTGAAACCATCGAAGATTTGCGCAATGCTGCGCCCATCATGCGCGAGTTCTACGCCCTGCCAGATGTTGCCGAGCTGGTGCAGCGCAGCGGGGCCGAGCAGGACATCATGCTGGGCTACTCCGACAGCAACAAGGACGGCGGCATTTTCACCAGCAACTGGGAGCTGTACCGCGCCGAGATCGCGCTGGTAGACCTGTTCGACCAGCTGGCCAACAGCCACAACATCACCCTGCGCATGTTCCATGGCCGGGGCGGCACGGTAGGCCGCGGCGGTGGCCCGAGCTACCAGGCCATTTTGGCCCAGCCCCCCGGCACGGTGCGCGGCCAGATCCGCCTGACCGAGCAGGGTGAAGTCATCGGCTCCAAATACGCCAATCCCGAAATCGGCCGCCGCAACCTGGAAACCCTGGTGGCCGCCACCCTGGAAGCCACGCTGCTGCAGCCTACCAAGTCGGCCACCCCGGCCTTCCTGAAGGCGGCGGCGCAGTTGTCCACCGCCAGCATGGCCGCCTACCGGGCGCTGGTGTACGAGACACCGGGTTTCACCACCTACTTTTTCGAATCCACGCCGCTGCGCGAGATTGCCGAGCTCAATATCGGCTCGCGCCCCGCCGCCCGCAAGCCCTCGCAGAAGATCGAAGACCTGCGCGCCATTCCCTGGGGCTTCAGCTGGGGCCAGTGCCGCCTGACCCTGCCGGGCTGGTTCGGCTTTGGTTCTGCCGTAGAGTCGTTCTTGAACGAAAACGGCCCTGCAGGCAGGAAAGACGCGCTGGCCACGCTGCAAAAAATGTACCGCCAATGGCCGTTTTTCAGCACCTTGCTGAGCAATATGGACATGGTGCTGGCCAAGAGCGATCTGGCCCTGGCCTCGCGCTATGCCGAGCTGGTCAGCGATGCCAAGCTGCGCAAGCGCATTTTTGCCAGCATCGAGGCCGAGTGGCACCGCACCGCCAACGCGCTGACCCAGATCACCGGCGAAAAGCAGCGCCTGTCGGGCAACGCATCGCTGCAGCGCTCCATCCGCCACCGGTTCCCCTACATCGACCCGCTGCACCATCTGCAGGTGGAGCTGGTGCGGCGTTACCGGGCCGGGCAGGGCGATGAGCGGGTGCAGATCGGCATCCACATTTCCATCAACGGGATTGCGGCGGCGCTGCGCAACACGGGGTAA
- the algA_1 gene encoding alginate biosynthesis protein AlgA, producing MLIQPVVLSGGSGTRLWPLSREKYPKQLLPLIGDDSLLQATVRRVEGLGLGTVAAPMVVCNEEYRFVIAEQLRLMGQPGSIVLEPTGRNTAPALTLAALAGLRDGADPVLLVMPADHVIVDKPAFQAVVRQGALLAAEGAVVTFGITPDSPETGYGYIQAGAPYGSGGASTIARFVEKPDQATAQSYLDAGTYSWNSGLFMVKASVWLAALALCRADILAACQTAWDAGSTDGEFVRVGKELFSACPSDSIDYAVMERIASGQAGLPPGVVIPLAAGWSDVGAWDALWSVLPKDDAGNVAQGDVLLHDCRNTLALSEGRLIACVGVDDIVVVETADAILVAHKDKTQDVKKIVESLKKQGRSEGQLHRKVFRPWGWYDSVDNGARFQVKRIVVKPGGTLSLQMHHHRAEHWIVVSGTAKVTKGTETFLVTENESTYIPLGTTHRLENPGRVELEMIEVQSGSYLGEDDIVRFEDVYGR from the coding sequence ATGTTGATTCAACCCGTTGTGCTTTCCGGTGGCTCCGGTACCCGCCTGTGGCCTTTGTCCCGTGAAAAGTACCCCAAGCAACTGCTGCCGCTGATCGGCGACGACTCGCTGCTGCAAGCCACGGTGCGCCGGGTCGAGGGCCTGGGCCTGGGCACGGTGGCCGCGCCCATGGTGGTGTGCAACGAGGAATACCGCTTCGTCATTGCCGAGCAACTGCGCCTGATGGGCCAGCCCGGCAGCATCGTGCTGGAGCCCACGGGGCGCAACACCGCACCGGCCCTGACCCTGGCCGCGCTGGCGGGATTGCGTGACGGAGCCGACCCGGTGCTGCTGGTCATGCCGGCCGACCACGTGATCGTGGACAAGCCCGCCTTCCAGGCTGTGGTGCGCCAGGGCGCGCTCTTGGCGGCGGAGGGCGCAGTGGTCACGTTTGGCATCACCCCAGACAGCCCCGAGACGGGCTATGGCTACATCCAGGCTGGCGCGCCGTACGGCAGCGGCGGTGCCTCCACCATCGCCCGTTTCGTGGAAAAACCCGACCAGGCCACGGCCCAAAGCTACCTGGACGCGGGCACCTATTCCTGGAACAGCGGCCTGTTCATGGTCAAGGCCTCGGTGTGGCTGGCGGCCCTGGCCCTGTGCCGGGCCGACATCCTGGCCGCCTGCCAGACCGCCTGGGACGCTGGCAGCACCGACGGTGAATTTGTGCGTGTGGGCAAAGAGCTGTTTTCCGCCTGCCCCAGCGACTCCATCGACTACGCCGTAATGGAGCGCATCGCTTCCGGCCAGGCTGGTTTACCCCCGGGTGTGGTGATTCCGCTGGCCGCCGGCTGGTCTGACGTGGGTGCCTGGGACGCACTGTGGTCTGTCTTGCCCAAGGACGACGCGGGCAACGTGGCCCAGGGCGACGTGCTGCTGCACGACTGCCGCAACACCCTGGCCCTGTCCGAAGGCCGCCTGATCGCCTGCGTGGGTGTGGACGACATCGTGGTGGTGGAAACCGCCGACGCGATCCTGGTAGCCCATAAGGACAAGACCCAGGACGTGAAAAAGATCGTCGAAAGCCTCAAGAAACAAGGCCGCTCCGAAGGCCAACTGCACCGCAAGGTGTTCCGCCCCTGGGGCTGGTACGACAGCGTGGACAATGGCGCGCGCTTCCAGGTCAAGCGCATCGTGGTCAAGCCGGGCGGCACGCTGTCGCTGCAAATGCACCACCACCGCGCCGAGCACTGGATCGTGGTGTCCGGCACCGCCAAGGTCACCAAGGGCACCGAAACCTTTCTGGTCACCGAGAACGAATCCACCTACATCCCGCTGGGCACCACCCACCGGCTGGAAAACCCGGGCCGTGTCGAGCTGGAAATGATCGAAGTCCAGTCCGGCAGCTACCTGGGCGAGGACGACATCGTCCGCTTTGAAGACGTCTATGGCAGGTAG